TTTTTTCCACCAGAAAACAGAGCGGCACGGATACGGCCAGGGTGATGGCATACCAGTTGAAAAACGCGGAAAATGCGTAAATCAACGATCCGGCAAAAAACAGCTTCACCGTGCCGGACACCTGTTTAAACCCTTGTGTGTAATACAGCAGAATCGAACCGCCTGTGCACAGGTTGAACAGAAAAATATGCAGCCGTTCAAAACTGTAATCCTGCAAAGGAAAATAAATATGCACAAATCCGAACACCAGTGCAACGATCATCAGAAAGGAAAACAGCAATTTAAGATGTAAAGACATACCACAGTCCATTTGTTATCAAAGTCATGAATCGATTCGGCCCAACAGGTGTCCTAGCGCCGGTTCCAGGTCAGGATACTGAAATGCAAATTGGGTTTTCATCAGTTTTTCAGGCATCACCCGGGCACTGGTCAACAGGGTTTCTTTTCCCATCTCGCCCCACAGGCGAGCGGCCATCCATCCGGGAATACTGAACACTGCCGGCCGGGACAACACCCGGGCCAGTGTCCGGGTGAACTTTTGGTTGGTCACAGGATTGGGCGCCGTCAGATTCACGGGTCCCTGAATGTCGCTGTTTTTCAGAATATGAAAAATGCTCCCCAGGGTGTCATCCATGGAAATCCAGCTCATATACTGACGGCCTTTCCCAAGTTTTGCCCCGCACCCGGCGGCAAATGCCGGCAGCATCCGGGCCAGGGCCCCGCCGGCCGGGGTGAGCACCACACCGATACGCAGCTGAACCGTCCGGATACCGGCCGCCTGTGCCGGCCACGAGGCCTGTTCCCACTCGTTGCACACCCGGGAAATAAAAGAATCCCCCCCAGGATCTGTTTCCGTGAACACGGCATCTGCCCCTTCTCCATAAAACCCGATGGCAGACGCGGAAACAAACACTTCAGGCCGCTGATCCATCTCCAGCATCTTTTTTACCAGCAACCGGGTGGGCTGTATCCGGGAATCCATGATGGCCTGTTTCTGCCCGTCCGTCCATTTTCCCCGGGAAATATCCTTGCCGTTCAGGTTGATCACTGCATCCACCCGACCGATGGATGCCATGTCCGGAATATCGTTATACGGATCCCAGAACACGTCATCGTCAGCCAGAGGGCCGTTATGCCGGACCAGGCAAATCACCTTGTGGCCGCAGGTACGCAAAAAAGGCACCAGCGCGCTGCCGATACTGCCGGATGCGCCGGATATCAGAATCCGCATGGGCCGGCACTGATCCGCGTAATGGACCAGGTCATGGGCCAGCACCCGATGCCGGTAATCAAACATCCGGGCCAGTTCTTTTTGTACACGACGGTCAAACGGCGCGCTCAACCATCCCCCGGGCAGCTCATATGCCACCTGATCCGTCATGGCAGACCCCTGGCCCCTGTCTGGCGCAAACAGATGCGTATGCTCCCAGCGGGCAAACGGCCCTTTGATCTGCCGGTCTTTGAACATCCGGTTCTCATAATAATCGATGTGCTCGGCTTCCCATGTCATGGGAATTCCCAGCACCCGCATGTCAAAGCCCACACGCACCCCTTTGTCAATGCCGCTGCCCTGCCGCCATTTGAGTGCCATCGGGGCCCAGGGCGGGGTCAGGCGCTGGATGGCGCCGTCTCTGGCATGCCAGGCAAACAGGCGGGCCACCGGCACCGGGATGTGTGATTTTCTGGAAAACACCTTCATGGGCCATTCTTTCCCAAATGAGTGATTGCTTTTAACCAGGTCATATTATAATAATAGTCTTTAAAGTGAAAACCTTTTTTATCATAATTTGCATGTCAGCCATGGCACACAAATTGCTCAATACTTTGATCGACGATTCACACAGGATTCAGCCGCCCATGAAAGCGGCACCGGCCCGGTCGGCTGTCCCCTGTAACTTAACCAGACAACC
Above is a window of Desulfotignum balticum DSM 7044 DNA encoding:
- a CDS encoding TIGR01777 family oxidoreductase, producing the protein MKVFSRKSHIPVPVARLFAWHARDGAIQRLTPPWAPMALKWRQGSGIDKGVRVGFDMRVLGIPMTWEAEHIDYYENRMFKDRQIKGPFARWEHTHLFAPDRGQGSAMTDQVAYELPGGWLSAPFDRRVQKELARMFDYRHRVLAHDLVHYADQCRPMRILISGASGSIGSALVPFLRTCGHKVICLVRHNGPLADDDVFWDPYNDIPDMASIGRVDAVINLNGKDISRGKWTDGQKQAIMDSRIQPTRLLVKKMLEMDQRPEVFVSASAIGFYGEGADAVFTETDPGGDSFISRVCNEWEQASWPAQAAGIRTVQLRIGVVLTPAGGALARMLPAFAAGCGAKLGKGRQYMSWISMDDTLGSIFHILKNSDIQGPVNLTAPNPVTNQKFTRTLARVLSRPAVFSIPGWMAARLWGEMGKETLLTSARVMPEKLMKTQFAFQYPDLEPALGHLLGRIDS